In the Pan paniscus chromosome 19, NHGRI_mPanPan1-v2.0_pri, whole genome shotgun sequence genome, AAGTTTCCAACAAAATCTTAAAGCAGGTAACTATATGATTATCTCACATATAAAACTAGGTACCATTAGGGTCAGCATTTTTATCCTTAATTTGAGAAGCAGATTTCTCTGATAGTGATAGCATTGCAATTAATTTCAAGTAGTAGAACAGCTTCTTAACATCTGCTAGAGTTGGGAGGCTGGAGTTTACAAACAGTGGTACCTGTAGTTGATCAGCTATGTCCTCTAAAGCTTCCAGAGCTACAGCTAAGAGAATTTATTACTGGAAATTCAAGAAATGTAGGAAAGGGTAGAACAAgaagaacaaaaccaaaccaaatagaCTTTTCCTTCATTACTTTCATAAATAAGCACTGCTCGATGTTCATTATGCTTTGTGCTTGTTTATATAAAGAGGATGCTTACAAGCTGTGTGTAGTCTTTTAACTTTTACATGCGTTGGCAGTTGTTTGTCATTGCTTTAAATGAAATGGTACTGgatacagatatttttatttttattcttgctttacaaagaaatatttaaatcttataaacttcatttttacaaggtctaattttttttcctgagtatcTTAAACCATGTCCAATATAATGAGAGTAATTAATTACCTGCtctaatgtacagtatatttaatatgttaatgATAAATATCTTACCTTTTGTATTCTAAGTAGAAGACTAGATTAGTTGCGATGAACTTTTTTGATATCTAGCTGTTTCTCTGGGgatattttagaaagaatttgATTCCATAAAATTGAggttttcttctcattcttttggGGGAAAAATTGAAATGTTAGGTTTAAATTTTTCTAGGAATGGTAATAACTCATTCTCAGAATCCTGGTTCAAATTCACCTATCCTAACCTGTATTAAGTAGTGTTAAAGAACTAGATATTTGAAGAAACTTAAGGATGTCAACTTAGAGGTCTGTTAATGTTTATACCTTTAATCTtgcaattattatttatatactttaataCTTTGTACCTATAGTTTAGCAGTATGTAAAGCAACACTTTTAACTTTCTCTAACCGATAAATACCATATTTTCtgtgggtaatttttaaaaattctttacacATTGATTCTTGTATTAAGTTGCAGAAGGcatctaaaaattcaaaaatagaaCTCTTCTAAGATTTTGATTTGAAAAGTTATATTATTAATTGACTTTTTGGAACATTGTGAATTTTATTATATAGGATTCAGACCTAAGGATGTTATTAAGGGGCCATTAATCTTTCATTTCATAActttatttatgtgtatatatatatatatatttatttatacagaCTTGGCAGTATTTTTGGTTTAGATTAACAGGACTAATTTTCAAAGGTCAGCCCTAAAGCAGATTGGCTTTTGTTTGCTTTACACATACtcacatatgaaaatatataaataggctgaacacagtggctcacacctgtaatctcagcactttgggaggctgaggcaggcggatcatgaggtcaaaagatcgagaccatcctggccaacatggtggaaccccatctctactaaaaatacaaaaattagctgggtgtggtggcatgcacctgtaatcccagctacttgggaggctgaggcaggagaatcgcttgaacctgggaggcggaggctgcagtgagctgagatcatgctgctgtacaccagcctggtgacagagcaagactccatctcaacaacaacaacaacaacaacaacaacaacaacaaaaatatatatatataaatatatacatagaaacacacacatgtatgcacagAAGCCCATATATTCCTATAAGAAAAATACCATAAGTGATTTTTTTAGCTCTTATTTACTCACTATAAGCATGATTTGCTTATAAACACTAAAAACAGACAGGCTCACAGTTACCTCATAATGATCTACTCATCCTGCCTTTGCTTGTTGATCTATATTTAGCAAAAGCCTGTATGTAGAGGCAGTACTTTTGAAGTTGTATTCTCTAAAGTAAATTGATAGTATTTCCTATTCAgtattttccttttcagtttggcAGATAAGGTGTGTTTGAAAATTACTGTACTAAGAACATGGCTAGATTTATATCCTTGTACCAAGTTTATTAATTATCTAAGGACAGttggtaaatataaaagatactaaacatttttctttagggTAGCTATTTTGTATCTTGGTCCATTGAACTTGGATTTGCAAGAtatgtaactttatttttctttaaataaactctaTTAAGTTTTTTTTAGTACCTCCATTCGAAGAAAGGTGGAAAAATTAATCTCAATCAATTATACCACCTCCAAAGTTACATCTAAATTCTCTAGGGTGTACAGGGTATAAAAGTATGAGGTAAGGGATTTGGGGACATTTTGTCCTAATTGTCACCACTGACATGTCCCATTTCCCCACCAGATCATTGGCCATTGGTTCATATAGGTCTCTGCAGCATCCATTCTTGTTTCTCATCCAGCTCCTGTCAGTTGTCTGGATTATGTCCATATTATTCTTGTACATGTATGAAACATTCTTCTCCTCTAAGCTATGGAGAACATGGTAAGGTTGTCACAGACCTGGCTGTACagacacaccatgtgcacaccaTTTCTACTCTTGTACCATGTGGGATCTCTTGCCACTTCCCTTAACTCTGCCCAAGATTGAAGACATAAGTTTTCACCGCCATTGGTCCCTAAAACTTCTTCTGGGATTCTGTCGTTTCCCACTCCTCTTTGTGAccctcttttttcccctttctgtcTCCGCCAGTCTCGCTCCAATCTCAGGGTATCATTCCTAATATTTGAGTGGTTAGAAGCATGGAAACTTTGCtcttatcatattttctttttatcaaggTTGTAAATTCTTTTTTCCATGTGAACAGGTATGTCATTCCTTCCCAAGGTAGTAAACATAGAATGTTCTTCCTACCTGGATTGAGAGAAATTTTTTAATATGAATAAATGCAAGTGGTGAAATAAAATGGATAGACTGTCAGAGGAGCAAAAGAGAGGATaattctatttaaagaaaaagccaAAGAAGCATTAGGTAAAGCCAAAGACACAAATAATGGTAAcccacaattaaaaaacaaaaaaccaaagaagTGACTTGGGAAATAGTAGAAGGAGAGATGAAAAAGAAGCATTGAAAAAAATCATGCAAGACCAACAAGAATCCCCAAATAAATGGAAGTCAAAGATTGCAGATTtacaggaaaaggaaagagtAATAAAGCTACCCAGCCTGGGTTTGCGAAAGGGAAGGTACAGTTTCAGGGCAGGTAAACTAAATTTGATAGTGATGATGAATGTGATGGAGAATGGTGCAACTGAGCCAATGAAAAgagcaaaagaagaaacaaagaagaacCTGCGCCACGaggacaaaaaacagaaaatggtgcCAGAGACCAGTAGTTTAGTGcacagatttttaaattcattttaattaggTTTTAAGCTGCTTTTGTTTTgggacttttaaaacaaaatccaaattaGGCCTACTATTCAATGTCCACCTGCAAGAAAGGAAAactttcaggccaggtgtggtggctcatgcctgtaatctcagcactttgggaggctaaggcgggtggatcacttgaggttaggagtttgagaccagcctggccaacatggcaaaatcccgtctctactaaaaatacaaaaattagccaggcatggtggcacacgcctgtaatcccagctactcaggaggctgaggtgggaggatcgcttgaacacaaggtggaggctgcagtgagccgagatcatgccactgcactccagcctcggtgacagagtgagaccctgtgtaaaaaaaaaaaaaaaaaaaaaaagacccttttCACAAGATGGCGCCGAAAGCGAAGAAGGAAGCTCCTGCCCCTTCTAAAGCCGAAGCCAAAGCGAAGGCTTTAAAGGCCAAGAAGGCAGTGTTGAAAGGTGTCCACAGCCACAAAAAGAAGAAGATCCGCACGTCACCCACCTTCCGGCAGCCGAAGACACTGCGACTCTGGAGACAGCCCAAATATCCTCAGAAGAGCGCTCCCAGGAGAAACAAGCTTGACCACTATGCTATCATCAAGTTTCCGCTGACCACTGAGTCTGCCATGAAGAAGATAGAAGACAACAACACACTTGTGTTCATTGTGGATGTTAAAGCCAACAAGCACCAGATTAAAcaggctgtgaagaagctctatGACATTGATGTGGCCAAGGTCAACACCCTGATTTGGCCtgatggagagaagaaggcatATGTTCGACTGGCTCCTGGTTACGATGCTTTGGATGTTGCCAACAAAATTGGGATCATCTAAACTGAGTCCAGCTGCCtaattctgaatatatatatatatatatatatatttcttttcaccattaaaaaaaatagaaaggaagttttttgttgttgtttaacttGTCTTTTTTGTTATTCACATGAGAATTTTTTTGAATGTATAGTTCTATTTGTGTAATTTCAGATGATTCAATATCAAAAGGAAGATTCTTCCATGAAATTGCCTTTGTAATATGAGAATGTATTAGTACAAACTAagaaaatatatgctatataaaaagagcaaaaacttagtttatttttacctttttgtgCCCAAAGCATTTGAGAATGAATTTTAAACTAGAATGTTGGCTATTGATTATGGGCCCTTCCCACAGATAATTTATCCTGTCTCCTAGGCTGGCCTTCTGTATTTACACAGGCAGCCTGGTAACATTAGAAAGAATTACTTGTCACAAAGCTTTTCAATACTATATGTAGACTGACTAAAATCAAGAGACTTACTGATTTCTTTGTATGAAAGTTGTGTGACGCTGGCAGGTCATATCTGTAAAACAAAAGCCACCTAAGGTCATTTCCAAACACTTAACCACCTttgactaaaacaacaacaacaactacaacaaaaactAAGAAAAGTATTAAATACTGGTAAGCTGAACATTTTAGATCTGTCCCTTTAACTTATGCATGTACTGGCTTGATATGTCCCCCAACATCAGCCATGGCAAACAGAGCCTGGCTCTTCTGCTATAATGGCCATTTATACTGaaatttgaggttatagtgaagAGTTTAGAAGGATAACAAGTGGACAAAAAACGTAAATCCTATGAAAATGATAGTacctttctattttaaatttcctaataATTTATAGCTAACTTAATCTCATAATAACCATGcttatttcagaattttcttgTCTAGATTTTAGAAATGGCAATAAGTAGCTAATTATTTTCCTCCTAAGCTCTCAAATGAAAaccagtttttcatattttttccttttaaagaataATGTAGATTCTCCAAACTTTTACTACCTATCTATTTTAGGGGAATGGCAGTGAGTCTACTCCTGTATAATGCAgctctcaaattttaatgtgtaatAAAATCACCTAGGGATCTTGTTGAAATGCAGATTGTAATTCAGTAGGGCTGGGTGGGTGGAGCCTGAAGTTatttatttctaacaagctctgcCAGGGATGTCAATGTTAATGGTCTGAGGACCACATTTGGAGGAACAGCGTTCTGGCTTGGTGGTATGCTGTTGGGACTGTTCTAAGGTATTCCATACTACATATTGTAATTCCTAAAACTGTATAGAGAATCCAATACTAAATATAATAGGAAGACCAacagattttaataaatatattacattacCAATTATTATGAACAGTAATATATCTAGTTGTATGTTTAACACCACAGTGCCaattaatgattaatttattGTGAAAAAAATATGTTCTCTTATTGCACTCTTCTTTCagacttttcaaaattatttggaTTATAGTTAGCTTCTAATGATAAGCTTTTTCTGTTTTGATGTTTGTGCTTTTACCCAatttagtaataaaaatgtatcaaacGTGGAAAAAATGGTGGGGCAGAGGAAGGATATTTATTTGATATTGAAAAATATTATCCtaccagatttattttttatattgccCATCTTCTGATGGCTTCCAAGTATGCTTAATTAGAAAACTATTTTCGGTGAAAAAAGGGGATGGAAATTCTTACAATCTCTTTAGGATTTTGGGGTGCATATTTATGGTACTATTTCTAGATGTATATTTGGAATCTTTATTACTTCCTTTGGAAAGTTAATGAGGGCAGAGAGGATCTTTCTCCCTTCTCACTGTGGAAAATTCCAAACATacacaaaactagaaaataatagtATAATGAGCCTCCATGTACCTATCAGCCAGCTATAACAATGATCAACTAATGACCAATCCTGTTTTCATCTGTAATTCTACCTCCCACCTCCATCCCTGCACTGGGTTATTTTGAAGCTAATCCCAGACATGATAATATATTATCCCTATTTTGATGATGGATAAATAAGTGTCCAGCCATTCTAGTGCCGTTACTTACTTAGTACAGAATCCAAAACTCCAACCACCcagtaaatacttattgagtacttGTTCTGTGACACGTACTAATCTAGGCTCAGCATATATAAAACACAACATAAACTTTTGGAGAAATTCACATTAGGTACTAGCTAGTTACGTAAGGCATGGCTACTCACTTCTACTTAAAAATTGCTAATTGCTTTCCATCATATTACTCGAGctttattaccaaaaaaaaaaaagaaaaagaaagaaaaagaaaggaaaagcccACAGTAATCTGCTGGTCCTACTTCCTTTGCCTTACTGACTTACCTTTCACTCACAACATGGCTTATCCCACCCAACCACAGTGGCCTCCTAGCTGTTACTGATTCCCTTTATGTTTACATCTCAAAATCTTTGTACTTAACATTCCCTTGGTCACACCTTTCCTTCAGATATTTGCATAACATATTATCTCACCTCTTTAAAATCTTCTCTGCTCTCATCTGCTTTCCAGCCTCTACATATTTTCCATATTCACATTTTTCACTAGTATTTAAGGGGTGGGAATTTCAAGGATCCTCTTGTTCTCTTCTGTATTAAGAATTAATATAGAATTTAGTGGTGGGAAGATAACTTAGCCTTTTGAAAATATCATTACTTATCAGCCTTTCAATGTATATCAATTATTTCCAAAAGAATGCTGAAATAATAGTTATTGtgatattcttttcttcttgataTAATTTGTCATCACAAGAATGTAGGTGTATGCTTTTGTGATCATTTGTGTTTTGTACAAATGCTACCATGCCGCTTGGCTGTAGAACTATGATTTTGAAGAACTAGCAGCTAAAAGTTTTGATTACTGCAGATCTTACACTTTAATACTATGTATGCCTCTGCTGAGTAATTCACTGAATTAGCATTTCTCCTCTTGCAGCAAGTTAAGATAAGCTTTTTgtgagtctgtgtcttttaaaatctTGCCCTAGGTTATGCTTTGTCTACTTTATTTGTATCTGTTTCACTAAGATACAGTTTTTCAAAATACTACCTTGTTCTAGCAAGAGCTCAGTGAGGTTGGCATTCTCTTTCACTGCTTGGGTAAGTGTATAACTCTTGGTGGGAATATATATtaagaaatttatatatttacatcctCTGATTTCATATGTAGGAATCTAACTCAAggaaatttttgtatgttgatgtgtatatataaatgtctTTTGGTGGTAGAAATTATGAGGGTTTTCAgcttctcattcttttctatttcttccacaCTTCTTTAATGATCATCTCTtactttcttacttttctttctacTTACCTCCCCTCATTTTCTCTGTTCCTCCCAGTACTTCATTGCTTGATTTCTCTGAGTATTAAAAtggtaggccaggcgtggtggttcatgcctgtaatcccagcactctgagagccaaagccagaggatcacttgaggccaggagtttgacaccagcctggtcaacattgtgagatcctgtctctacaagaaagaaaatattgggcAGGCattggtagctcatgcctgtagtctcagctacttattagactgaggtgagaagatggtttgagcccagaagtttgaggttacagtgagctatgatcatgccactgtaatcTAGCAtgtgtgacacagcaagatcctatctcttaagaaaaaaaaaaaaaagattaaataaaatcatgtatgAGGTTGGGGGGTTATATGGGAAATATCCGTATCTTTAGCTCAACTTTGCTGTGAACATAAaactgctgttaaaaaaaaaaagaagaagaaaaaaagaaaaagaataccttTAGAGATATGGAGACAGACAGAGTGAGTGAGTCGTCGCTTCCAAAGAAGAGACTAAGATTTTGAGGAGATAATATCTGGTTCATATTaggaactcagtaaatatttttgaatcatTGTATTGTTTTACTAAGCAAATGTTCCTATTTGAATGAAAAGGTAGGCTGTTTATAATTTGACTATGTCATACCACTTAAGAATCATGAAAACTACTCAGGTATCTAAGAAAGATGATGTATTTCTCTggataaatgaattttttttaggaCTGAAAGcattttttctattaaatgtgCATGTTTATGCCTAGCATTTATATGAAGCTACTAAATAAACTCTTTTAAAGAATCCTAATGTCATCCCCCAATGAATAGATTTGTCGCTGCTCTTCAGTGTACTTTTGCTATTAGCATATGTAGTtagttgtttatttcttttattgcaaGAAGATGGCATTACTaaatttctgtagatatttttttaaagtatcttatTCCTAAGAACTTCATTCTTACTTGTTCAATAATTGTTTGAATTGCCTTTGTGCTTTaaagtattatattttatcttataaatTACCATAGTATCCAAAATGGTTGTGCCCATGTCTGTTTTTCCACTGCATGGAATAAAGTggtttaaatctattttttttcttctatagtGGTTCCCCCTGGAAGTCCTGGGCCCATTACTCGACATGGGTCTTACGACAGTTTAGCTTCTGACCATAGTGGACAGGAAGATGAAGAATGGCTTTCCCAGGTAAAACTCTGAAATATTGAGagtattaaagtaaaataaaacagaaatttactgtttttattcttttccttagaGGTAAAAGGGGAGAATTGGTAACTCTTTGTTGAATTACCAAGAATTAGTTGTCTTTCCATATTACAAATTACTCCACAAATATTGCTGCAggtgtacatatacatattatatatacattatacgtgtgtgtgtatatatatatatgttagctTCCATAAACATGGCataaaatttgtgtatttttcacaCAATCCATTTAAAGCCTTAGGGCCTTGGAATCAATTAATCTAttaatttttgaggcagagtcttgctctgtcacccaagctggagtgcagtgacacgaccttggctcactgcaacctccaattcctggtttcaagtgattctcatgcctcagcttcttgagtagctgggattacaggcatgcaccaccatgcctggctaatttttgtatttttagtagagaaggggtttcgccatgttggccaggttggtcttgaactcctgacttcaagcaatccacccttcttggcctcccaaagtgctgggattacagacgtgagccactgtggccagccaggAGCTTGGAATTTAAATAGGCTCTTTGGAACACATTTTCATCaggtttaaaataaaagttgacctTGATGAAACAGTGAAGCCACTCAGCAATCTTTGGGATTTGTTTTGTGGAGCCAACATTTTCCGAAGATTGAGTTCATACTTTCATTATTGGAAATATAACATTCCACCCTGCAGAAATTCTGATGGTGCCTTGGTTTCCTTTCCTAAGCCCATGTAATGCTGCTTTTAGTGTCTCTAAGCCAGCCCTACAAcattgctgggactgcaggcatgcatcaccatgctggctaatttgttttttttgttgttgttttttaatgtagagacaggatctccctatgttgcttaggctggtcttgaactcctgggctcaagcaatcctcctgtgttggcctcccaaagtgctgggattacaggcaagagccaccatgcccagtctccaACAGCTTCACTGACCATCCCTCCCCTTGCCAGGTGAAGCTGTCTTCATCTCAAGGGCTATGAAATAAAAGATACTTGGGCAGATgtcaaaatgatgggattacaaaTGACTTCATTACAAATGCTGTTATGTCTGCCTCAAGTCTGACATCATTTTATGAAGCTAATGACCTATCTCAGATTACCAATCTGGCAGCTTTTCATCGGACAGGTGCCTCAAAAATGTGGAGGCCATTTgtagtttcatttctttctcaagGACGGTAGCCTGAAAACTAAAGTCTGGAAAATCAAAAGTAAAGTAAACTGGAAAATCAAGCAGTGTCTAGGtaacatgtatttatttcatcACACCAAAAATATTCACAGGAAGTTCCTTGAAGGAAGTCGATTCTTCAGTTCCTGGCATGTGGCGGTCCATCCTTTCTTAATGATAGGAAGATAAAGTAAACCCAAAATGTGTGTTTTTTCCAAAATCAAAATGTTGTCCAAGGAATGCTGGCAGAGAAACCACTGTCCTTCACTTCAACTTTTCAATTAGAAAAAGGGGTAATGTGTGCTGTCAGTGTGAAAGTATATACAATGTGTTTGTCCGGCACACAACAGGAGAGTGAATAGGAACATCTGGCCATTGCCTCGGTGAAATTGAACAGGCA is a window encoding:
- the LOC117976576 gene encoding large ribosomal subunit protein uL23-like; the protein is MAPKAKKEAPAPSKAEAKAKALKAKKAVLKGVHSHKKKKIRTSPTFRQPKTLRLWRQPKYPQKSAPRRNKLDHYAIIKFPLTTESAMKKIEDNNTLVFIVDVKANKHQIKQAVKKLYDIDVAKVNTLIWPDGEKKAYVRLAPGYDALDVANKIGII